From the genome of Nitrospirota bacterium:
TGAGATCAAAATCCCGGGTCGCCTTCGCGGACCAGAGCCGCAAGATGTTCACCGAATTGGTATTTGTTCCGTAACCGGGAATGGGGATGTCATAGGCCATCGCCATCACCTCGTCCCCTCCCACCCAGCGGTAGACAGGGTCGCCGTTTTCCACATGATCCTTCTCGACCCGGCCATAGAATCTGACCGGGTAGAGCATTTCAGGACGTGGAAACTCCCAGGGGTTTCCAAGTCGAAGCCAGTTTTCAGGGTGTTCGACCTGGTAGCCTTCCTCAATTTTTTGCTGGAACATCCCGTATTCATACCGAATTCCATACCCATAACCTGGCAGATGGAGGGTCGCCATGGAGTCCAGAATGCAGGAAGCGAGTCTTCCCAGTCCCCCGTTTCCCAAAGCCGCTTCCACCTCAATCTCACAGAGTTTTTCCAAATCCTGGCCCATCTCATACAGAACCTGATGAGAAACATCTTTTAAACCCATATTGAGCAGACCATTGGTCAAAGACCTCCCGATCAAAAACTCTAAAGATAAATAATAAACACTCTTGGCGTCTTTTAAATGATTCTGAGGTTTAGTTTCCATCCGGCGTTGAATCAGCCGGTCCCGCACCATATAGGCCGTTCCGGTAAGCCAGTCACGTTCTGTCGCCATACCGGGATCTTTGCCCATGGAATAGAGGAGCCGCTTGCCCAATGAACGCTTGATAGAGGCGGGATCCATTCCGATTTTTTCATATAAAAAAGGTTTTTCGTTTGATTCTGAAGCCAAAGCTTAACTCCTCCGGTTACATTTTTTCGGCAATTGACGCTTGAGAAAGATCGTAGAAAGTATGAACCTTTGACACATTAATTTCAAGTGGCGGAAATGAGAGAGTAAAAATTACTCCTTGCAATTTTTTAGATTTCCATGAAAATATACAAGAGACTTTATTTTTTCAGGTTCGATTCTATGCGTATTCTGTATGCCTCGTCAGAAGTTTTCCCTTTCGCCAAAACAGGGGGATTGGCGGATGTAGGCGGATCCTTTCCGTCTGCCCTCGAACGGCTGGGGCATGAAGTGAAGGTCATCATGCCAAAGTACGCCGTCATTCCGGGGGATCAATGGGAATTTAAAAAGGTGAAAGATTTTACCCTCAGGATCGGGAAGAAAGACCATTTCCTCACCCTTTGGAAGAGTCACCTTCCCCGCACTTCAGTTGAGTTTTTATTTCTATCCAGCCCTCTTTTCTTCAACCATAACGGCCTGTACAGCGAAAACGGGAAGGATAATCCTGATAATCTGGAAGGATTTTCAGTTTTCAGCCGCGCCGTACTGGAAGTGCCAAAACTCTTAAACTGGAAGCCTGACATTCTCCACGCCAATGACTGGCAAACAGGGCTGATCTTTGCTTATTTAAAGACCCGCCTCCGGGGAGAACCCTTATACCAAAAAACGGGAACCCTTTTTACCATTCATAATATGGCTTATCAGGGACTGTTTCCCGGTTCGGATTTTCCAAAACTTGACCTCCCCAGGGACGCCTTTACTCCCGACACTTTGGAATTTTACGGACAAATTAACTTTCTCAAAGGCGGCCTGGTTTTTGCCGATATCCTGAATACAGTCAGCCCTACCTACAGTCAGGAAATTCTAACTCCTGAATATGGCTGCGGGTTGGAGGGAATCCTTCAAAAACGACGGGGCGACCTTTTTGGAATTATCAACGGAGCCGATTACCAGAAGTGGGATCCTGCCCGCGATCCCTATCTTCCCCGTTGCTACAACGCCAAATCTTTGGAAGGAAAATCGATCTGTAAAAAGACGCTCCAGGGAAGATGCAAATTCCCTCAAAAGGATGTTCCACTGGTCGGAATCATTTCCCGTTTAACAGCCCAGAAGGGAATCGACCTCGTCCTCGGAATCCTGGAAGAGTTGATGTGTCTTGATCTTCAGGTTGTCATTCTCGGCCTTGGGGAGCCGGATCTCGAGAAAAAGCTGCTGAGAGAGGCTCGCAGGTTCAATGACAGGCTTTCGGTTCACCTGACCTTTGATGAATCGTTTGCCCACCGCGTTGAAGCAGGGGCGGATTTATTTCTCATGCCGTCGAGATACGAACCTTGCGGCCTGAGTCAAATCTACAGCCTCCGATATGGAACCATTCCCGTGGTCAGAAAGACAGGCGGGTTGGCCGACACGATCATCGATGCGACCCCTTCAAATATTTTATCCGGCCATGCCACCGGGTTCATGTTTGAAACGGCGAGTCCTCTCGCACTTTTGACGACCCTTCGGTTCGCCCTATGCCTGTTTAAGGACCGTCCTGTCTGGAATAAAATGGTTCAAGCCGCCATGGCGGTTGATTTTTCCTGGGACCATTCCGCACGGGAATATGTGAAGCTCTATGAAAGAGCTTTAAAAAACGTAAAATGATAGCCCCCTGACCACTACCGGCCCTTCATAAAGAATCTTGACAAGGGGGGTTGTCCATCCCATACTTTATACATGAAGACGATTTCTCCCGCTGATTTAGAAAAAAAAATAAAAGAACTTGGCGCGGAAATCATCAACCGGTTAAACAGTAAACCCTCTTTTTTGTCCGCAGCCGCTCCTAAAGGGTGGAGCGATTCGCTGATCTCTCTCTCCCTCAAAAACTCCCGGGTTAAAACCGGCCTTTTTCAGTTGATCGACGTGCTCCCCTCGATCAAAACAGATACGGAAGTTGCTGAAATTTTTTCCGAATATCTCGGCGGCGCAATCAAAGAACTTCCCTTGCCTTTTAGGCAGGCGTTTCAACAGGTTGAGAAAGGGAAGTGGCTGGGACCTTTGGCTGCAAAGTCGATCCGTTCCGCGGTCAAATCTTTGTCCTCCCATTTTATTCTTGGGAACACCGTCGACCAGGCCAAACCGGCGATTGAACACCTAAAAAAAACCAACCGGAAAGTCAGCCTCGATCTTTTGGGAGAGCTGACCGTTTGCCCTTCTGAAGGGATTCATTATCAAACCCGTTATTTAAACCTGCTGGATGACCTCGTTTCACTCAAGGAAGAAGGAGAGTCCCAAATCTCCGTCAAGGTCTCCTCCCTTTACCACCGGCTCGATCCTCTCGATTGGGAAAATTCAATCGAGATGTCATTAAAAATGCTTCGGCCTGTTTTTAGAAAAGCCAAACAGCTCAACACCGGGATCATTCTCGATATGGAGTCTTTTTACTATAAAGACCTGATTTTAAAAATCTTTACGACGCTATTGGAGGAGGAAGAGTTCCGGGAAAAGCCGGCGGCGGGAATTGCCGTTCAAGCTTATTTAAAAGAGTTCCTTAAAGACCTTAACAGGCTGATTTCGTGGGCCAGGTCGATTAACCGGCCCATTTTGGTCCGCCTGGTGAAAGGGGCTTATTGGGACACAGAAACAGCTTTCGCCCTTCAAAGGGGGTGGCCTATTCCTGTTCTCGCTCAAAAAGCTGAAACGGACCTTCAGTTTGAAGAAGGTTTAAAACTTTTAATTGAAAATAATCGGGTCATTCAACCGGTCATCGCGAGTCATAATATCAGGAACATGACCTTTGCCATGGCATTGAATGACATTCTGGGGTTTCCAAAAGAGCATCTTGAATTTCAAATGCTTTACGGAATGGCCGAACCGCTTCAGAAGGCGGTTGCCGGTATGGGATATTCGCTTCGGGTTTACGCGCCTATCGGGGATTTGCTTCCGGGGATGGCGTATCTCATCAGACGTTTGATGGAAAATAGCGCCAACACCTCTATCCTCCACCAAACTTTTTCTGATAAGCCCGCGTCAATGGATTTGTTAAACCCGCCTCAATTAAATGCAAAATCTGAAATTCTGAAAACAGATCCTCCGGCCGGATTCAAAAACGAACCGCCACTCGATTTTTCAATTCAGGAAAACCGTGATCAGGTTCAAAATGGGTTAAAAAAAATGGTTTCCAGGCTTCAGCATGAAGTCCCGCTTTACCCGCTTCTCCTCAATGGAAAAAAAGTTTCAACCGGAAAGACATTCAATGCCGTAAACCCGTCATTGAATGCCCAGGTTTTAGGAAGGGTCTCCCAGGCATCCCTTGAGCAGGGGAAACAGGCGGTTGAAGCGGCCCTTCGGGCATTTTCCGCCTGGAAACAGACCCTTCCTTCTTTCCGGACGGCGCTCCTTTTAAGGGTCGCGCGGCATTTTCAACAGATCCGCCATGAATTGATTGCGATGGAAATTCTGGAGATTGGAAAAACCTGGAAGGAAGCCGATGGAGATGTTTGCGAAGCAATTGATTTTTTGACGTTTTATGCCAATGAAATGATCCGGCTCGACGCCTTTTCGAAATCTGGAAAGGCGGCTTTCTCGTTCCCGGGGGAGGAAAACAGCCTCTCTTTACACCCTTACGGCGTGATGGCCGCCATCCCTCCCTGGAATTTTCCCCTTGCCCTTGCTGCCGGAATGGTGGCTGCGGGACTGGTCACTGGAAATTGCGTGATTTTTAAACCCTCTTCATTAAGCCAGATTCTGGGAGCAAAGATCGTCGAGGCCTTTCTTGCCGAAGGCGTGCCTCCCGGCGTTTTACAGTTTTTGCCCGGGGAAGGGAAAGAGATCGGGGAGTTTCTGGCGGGGCATCCCGATATTCCCTTAATCACGTTTACCGGCTCCAACGAAGTTGGGCGGCGCATCCTCGAAGTTTCCTCTCGTCTTCAGACCGGACAAAAACAATTTAAAAAGGTGATTGCGGAAATGGGCGGGAAAAATGCCATTATTATTGACGAAAGCGCTAACCTTGACGAAGCTGTTTTAGGGGTGATTGAATCGGCCTTTGGGTTTCAAGGGCAGAAATGCTCAGCCTGTTCCAGGCTGATTGTCCATCAGGCCGTTTACGATCACTTTGTCAAACGGCTGGTGGAAGCAACAGACGGCCTGGTCAGAGGAGATCCTCAATCCCCCTCGACTTTTTTGGGACCGGTCATCGATGAAAAGGCAAAGGTCAAAATCCAATCTTACATTAATATCGGCTTGAAGGAAGCCACGGTCTTATACCATCGGAAGGAAGAATCTCCCGGTTACTTCATCGGGCCGGTCATTTTCGAGGATGTACGCCCTGATTCTGTCCTGGCAACCGAGGAAATATTTGGACCTGTCCTCTCCATTTTTAAGGCAGAAAATTTCGACCGGGCGCTCACACTTGCAAACCATTCAAACTTTGCTTTAACGGGCGGCGTCTACTCAAGAAAACCTTCCCACCTCGCCAGGGCCAAATCTGATTTTCATGTCGGTAATCTTTATCTTAACCGGAAGATAACCGGCGCCCTCGTCGGAAGGCAACCTTTCGGGGGATTTCAACTTTCGGGCGTTGGAATGAAAGCCGGTGGACCGGATTATCTTCTGCAGTTCATGCAGGTCAAGTCTATTGGCGAAAACACCGCGCGAAAAGGCTATATTCCCTAAGAGTCACGCTCAGAGTTTGTCATTCAATGGGGTGCAGCCTTCTCTGCTCGGGCTCCGAAGTTTACCGGCTATTTTTACGATACTAAGGAAGGGTGACCAAACTTCGAAGAGGTCGCTGTTCAGGCTACACCCCATTGAATTACTTTAGATGATCCAGGGCTTCTCTATCGTTGCCAAAGACCAATATCTGCTACGAAAGCTTCCATTGACTTAACGTTCATAATAATATATCTTATAATACTTAATGACCATAATTATGGACGCTAAATATGAGAACGAGTCGATCATCGGTGATACTGCCCATCCCGGTCAGGCGTGCGCTACGCAAGCTGGGCCACGACATACGTGACGCCCGGCGGCGGCGGCGTATCCCTGTGGCTATCGCGGCTCAGCGCGCCTCCATCAGCAGGACAACGCTGGTCAAGATTGAAAAGGGCGATCCCGGCGTTGCGATCGGAATCTATGCTACGGTCCTCTTTGTGATGGGCATGGTCGAGCGCCTCGCCGACCTCGCCGATCCGAAAAACGACACCGTGGGCCTTCAGCTTGTAGAGGAGCAACTGCCGCAACGAATTCGCGGAGCGCGGAAGTAGAAGCGGACCAGAGGAGAGTGATGGACAAAGAGGCTCTTGTGTACGTGGATCTGGATGGCGTTCCCCGCCTCGTGGGGCGACTGTGGTCCCGCGTGCGCAAGCGGAAGGAAAGCGCCACCTTCGAATACGACCAGGCCTGGCTTGAACATCCTGAGCGGTTCTCTCTGGAACCGGCCCTCAAGCTTGGTCCCGGCCCATTTCACACGCCGACCGATACACCGATGTTCGGCGCTATCGGCGACTCGGCGCCGGACCGCTGGGGACGGGCGCTGATGCGCCGCATGGAACGCAGGCGCGCGGAACGGGAGGGAGGAGCCCCGCGCACGCTCCAGGAAATCGACTACCTGCTGCTGGTGGACGATGAGGCGCGTCAAGGCGCGCTCCGCTTTGCCGAACGTGAAGGCGGACCGTTCCTGAGGGAGGAGGGCGTCAAACGCATACCGCCGCTGGTCGAACTGCCGAAACTGCTTTCGGCGGCGGAACACGTCGTGGAGGAGAAGGATACCGACGAAGATCTGCGCCTGCTGTTTGCGCCGGGGTCGTCGCTTGGCGGCGCACGGCCAAAGGCATCGGTCAGGGAGAAGGACGGACATCTCGCGATTGCGAAGTTTCCGCGCCGGGATGATGAAATCAACACAGTGATGTGGGAAGCGGTGGCTCTCACACTGGCAAAAAAAGCCGGCATCGCGGTGCCTGAGAGACGCGTCGAAAACGTGGGGAACAAACCTGTGCTTCTGCTCCGGCGTTTTGACCGGGATGGCGCACGGCGCATCCCCTTTCTCTCGGCCATGAGCATGCTGGGGTCGAAAGACAACGAAACACGAAGCTATCTGGAAATCGTGGACGCGCTTCGCCAGCACGGAGCTGCGCCGAAAGCGGACATGGAGGCGCTTTGGCGGCGGATGGTTTTCAATATTCTGATCTCCAATACCGACGACCACCTGCGCAATCACGGGTTTCTCTATGAAGGTCCGGATGGCTGGCGCCTTTCACCGGCCTACGACCTCAACCCTCAGCCGACCGACATCAAGCCGCGAATCCTCACCACAGCGGTCAACGAGGATGACAACACGGCCTCCCTCGCTTTGGCGATGGAAGTTGCCGGGTATTTCGAACTCGACGCCACCAAAGCCCGCGAAATAGCGGCACAGGTAGGGAATGCCGTCTCGAAATGGCGCGACGAAGCCGCCCGGTATGGTCTCACGAAAGGGGAGATCAACCGCATGGCGTCAGCATTTGAACATCAGGATCTGAAGGCGGCGCTCGATGGGCAGTGAACTATGCAGATAAAGGGGATCATCATTATCGCTTAGTGGAATAATTTGGCGCGCCAGAGGTCGTAATTCGGAGAAGGGGGAGCCTGAACAGCGACCTCTTCGAAGTTTTGATTATCCCACCATAATGTAAAATTCTAGAGATGAGGATAAACTTCGGAGCCCGAGCAGAGAAGACTCCCCCTTCTCTGAATTACTTTAAGCGCTCCAGGGCTTCTGGTTGAGACGGGTCAATGGCAAGAACTTTTTGATATTTTTTTACCGCTTCCCTCTTATTCCCCAACGCTTCCCAATTTTTTCCTTGAAGGAGATAGACTTTCACCAGCCAATCGGGTTGTTGATTCAACATCTGCTCGGCCCGGTCCAACAGCGTGAGAGATTGATAATGCTCCTTCTGTTTAAACCTTGCCTCTGCGAAGAAATAATAGGCGGCCGAATTCTGAGCGTCCAATCCAATCGCTTTTTCAAAACGGTCCATCGCTTTTTTCAAATCGCCATGTTCCAGTTCACTCTTTCCTTTTTCAGTTAAATGAAGCGATGCCATCCGCCGGGGCGTCTCAGATTCACTCCCCCCTTCCTCCCCTGAAAGGGGAGGTGCCGGAGGGGGGAAGGAAAGCGGCGGAGAAGGCGTTTCGTGCCGAAGAGGAGCGCACCCTGAGTACAGAAAAACACTCGCGGCCAATATCAGCACCGCCAATTGTATTTTCTTCATTTTATTTCTTCCCATCGTTCAGGCAAGATTGGAGCGGTTCCGTTCCCTCAAAAAAAGCCTCCTCAATGACTTCCGGGCCGCATTCGGGCGCCCATTTAAGTCCCGTCGAGGGGACGATTTTTTCAAAACGAATCTTTGACGGGAGAGTAAAATCAGAATAGGGAAACTCCTCCAGCGCCTCTTTCATAAAATCGACCCAAATCGGAAGCGCTGCGGAGGCCCCCGTTAAATTCAACTTCTCACCCTGGTCAAACCCTACCCATACCAGGGTCAACAAATCAGGGGTGTAACCCACAAACCACGCGTCGTTATAATCGTTTGTTGTCCCCGTTTTTCCCGCTGCCGGGCGTTGGAACCCTGATTCCCTGATTTTTTTGGCCGTTCCATTTTCAACAACACCTTTCAATAAATAAGTTACCAAAAAGGCCGCTTGAGGGGAAACCGCCGCTGTCACCTCCAGGTTTTTTCCTTCCAGAATCTTTCCATTTGAATCGGTCACCATTTTAATGGTTTGCAGCTCCGTTTTCATCCCCTGATTGGCGAGAACGGTGTAAGCGGAAATTATTTCGAAAGGGGTCACTTCATAAGATCCTAAAGCAAGGGACGGATTTGGCCTTAAAAGACTTTCTATACCGAGGCTTCTCGCCGTTTGAATGATGGCGTCGAGGCCAATCGTTAAAGCAAGTTTAACCGTGGGAACATTCATGGAATTCTCGAGAGCTTTTCTCACCGTTACCAGGCCGTGAAACGTCTGGTCGTAGTTTTGAGGGGACCAGCTTTTGTCGTCCAGTGTCAGGGTAACCGGAGAGTCGTCCAAAAGTGTGGCCGGCGTTATACTATTCGGAGATGGACCTTTTTTAACCGTCTGCTCAAAGGCAGTTAAATAGACAAGGGGTTTGAAGATAGATCCGGGCTGGCGATGGGCCTGGGTGGCCCGATTAAACTGGTTGATCTGATAGTTCTTTCCTCCCACCAGGGCAACGACATGACCCGTATGCGGAGAAACGGCGATCAGGCATCCCTCCAGATCTCGTGAAGGATCGGAATGTTTGAGGTGCGGATAAGTTTTCTCCAGAAAATTCAAATTTTTTTTCAGCGTTTCGTCAGCCATTTTTTGCATTTCGACATCCAGAGTCGTGTAAATTCTTAAGCCATCGGTATTTAAAACGGACGAGGAATAATTAGAGGACAACTGCTGGCGGACAAGATCCGCGAAAAACGGCGCGGAATGGCCTCCTTCAGGAGATTCCCGAACCTGAATCTTTTCATTCACGGCTTTTCGGTAATCGTCCCCTGAAATGAGGCGGAGGTCCAGCATTTTTTTCAAGACCACGTTTTTTCGTTCAACCGCTTTTTTAAAGTTTTTATGGGGGTCCAGGTGATTTGGGGCGCGGATAATTCCGGCCAGAAGAGCCGATTCTCCAAGCGTCAGATCTTTAACGTCCCTGGCAAAGTAGAACTGCGCCGCTTTTCCGATTCCAAAGATTCCGACGGAACCCTTTTGACCCCAGTAAATTTCATTCAGATAGGTCTCCAGAATCTGCTTCTTGGAATATTGGGCCTCGAGAATCAGAGCCATGAGGGCTTCGTTGATTTTTCTCGTCAGGGTTCTCTTCTGGTTCAGAAAAAAATTTTTAACCAACTGCTGGGTCAGGGTACTGCCCCCCTGGACAATTTGATTCGATCGGATATTCGTTAAAAACGCGCGAAGAATACTTTTTACGTCGATTCCATGATGCTGATAGAACCGTTCATCTTCGATGGCAATGACCGCCTGGACCAGCGAGGGAGGAATCTCGTCAAGCTTTATGAGCATACGCTCCTCCCAGGAATTTTCAAAAAATCCGGCAATCAACTCCGGTTCCATCTCCTGGAAATAGATATCTTCCAGGTTATCAGAACGAGAAATCCGGGAAATTTTTCCCCGGTCGACCTCTAATCGCAAAACATACCCTTGAAAGGGTTCCTCCGGATAAGGAAAATCATGGAGATAAATGATGATCTGGTCTCCTTGAACGGAATAATCGCCTTTAACGCTTATTTTCCCGGAACTCAAATGATAACCCAGACGTTCCAGCCTGGGGAAAATATGGCTCCCCTCAATCGTTTGTCCCGGATAAAGGCCAAAAGGGGCGGAATAAACTTTCGAAGGTAAGTTCCATTTTTTACCTTCAATCCTGGTCGTAATCATTATTTTTAAATAGAAAATATAGGTTAGAAATGATAAACTAACCGCTAAATAAATTAAAATATATTTTTTAACTTTTTTCCGCATCCGGCGACCCCTTTTTAAGATTAAACGATTTGGAGATCGGCAATCTTCTGAACCGCTTTATTTTAAGATCCCTTTAAGAAAGGTAGATTGTGTCCAGGCCCTCTTTTCAAGATGTCCCGCGAATTTTAATCGTAGATGATGAAGAACCTATTCGTGAAATTCTAACAAGTATTGTCAACAGCTTCGGCTATCCCTACAAATCGGTTAAAAACGGGTTTGATGCAATAACGCTGCTGAATCAGGAACCGTTTGATGTCGTTTTGTGCGATGTCAGAATGCCGATGTTAGACGGTTATCAGCTCATCAAATCGGTTTTGCCCTGTCAGCCGCATCTTGCCTTTGTGATGATTACAGCCTCGGCCGACGCAAAAACAGCCACCAAAATGTTCCAGGCTGGCGCGACAGATTATATCACCAAACCCTTCCATGCCCAAGAGATACGAGAAACTCTTTTCAAAACGATCGAGACGCAAAGAAAAAAAAACGAAGAACGGATTTACCTCCGGACGATTGAGAAGGCGATTCAAACCCAGTCTGCCATGCTCACCGATGCTTTAAAGGTGGTTGATATTTCCCATAAGGGAACCCTTGAAGCTCTGGTCAACGCACTCGATGCTCGCGAGCACGAGACCCAATGTCATTCAAAACGGGTGAGGGATTACACCCTCCATCTTGCCCAAAAGGCAGGCCTGGATAGTCGTTTAATGCCTCTCATCGGGGACGGGGCGTTGCTCCACGACATCGGTAAAATCGGGGTTTCAGATGCCATTCTGTTAAAACCCGCAAAATTGACCGCTGAGGAATGGGTGGAAATGAAAAAACATCCTCAAATTGGCTACACCATGTTGAAAGAAATTTCTTTTCTTAAAGAGGGTGCCGATATTGTTCTTTCTCACCAGGAACGTTTTGACGGAACCGGCTACCCCAGAGGGTTGAAAAAAGAGGAAATTCCCATAGGCGCCAGGCTTTTCTCGATTTGTGACACATTTGACTGCATGACTTCAAACCGGCCTTACCGAAAAGCCCTCTCCATGGAAAGAGCCCTGGAAGAAATTAAAACATATTCGGGAACCCAATTTGATCCCGAAATGGCCTCTGTTTTTTTAAAGACCCCTTTGGAAGATTGGATAAAAATAAAAGAACAAGCTAATTTAACCTGAAACCTTTGAATTGAAAGTAGATTTAAAATATGTCCAACCCGTCTGAACAATCGATTCCTTCACAGGGAACAGTGACGTCGTATTACAGCAACCCATTGAAAGAACATCAAGCGGTTCGAAACGGGGCGGGTTTTTTTAATTTCAATTCCTATGGAA
Proteins encoded in this window:
- a CDS encoding tetratricopeptide repeat protein, producing the protein MKKIQLAVLILAASVFLYSGCAPLRHETPSPPLSFPPPAPPLSGEEGGSESETPRRMASLHLTEKGKSELEHGDLKKAMDRFEKAIGLDAQNSAAYYFFAEARFKQKEHYQSLTLLDRAEQMLNQQPDWLVKVYLLQGKNWEALGNKREAVKKYQKVLAIDPSQPEALERLK
- a CDS encoding type II toxin-antitoxin system HipA family toxin, which gives rise to MDKEALVYVDLDGVPRLVGRLWSRVRKRKESATFEYDQAWLEHPERFSLEPALKLGPGPFHTPTDTPMFGAIGDSAPDRWGRALMRRMERRRAEREGGAPRTLQEIDYLLLVDDEARQGALRFAEREGGPFLREEGVKRIPPLVELPKLLSAAEHVVEEKDTDEDLRLLFAPGSSLGGARPKASVREKDGHLAIAKFPRRDDEINTVMWEAVALTLAKKAGIAVPERRVENVGNKPVLLLRRFDRDGARRIPFLSAMSMLGSKDNETRSYLEIVDALRQHGAAPKADMEALWRRMVFNILISNTDDHLRNHGFLYEGPDGWRLSPAYDLNPQPTDIKPRILTTAVNEDDNTASLALAMEVAGYFELDATKAREIAAQVGNAVSKWRDEAARYGLTKGEINRMASAFEHQDLKAALDGQ
- a CDS encoding PBP1A family penicillin-binding protein produces the protein MRKKVKKYILIYLAVSLSFLTYIFYLKIMITTRIEGKKWNLPSKVYSAPFGLYPGQTIEGSHIFPRLERLGYHLSSGKISVKGDYSVQGDQIIIYLHDFPYPEEPFQGYVLRLEVDRGKISRISRSDNLEDIYFQEMEPELIAGFFENSWEERMLIKLDEIPPSLVQAVIAIEDERFYQHHGIDVKSILRAFLTNIRSNQIVQGGSTLTQQLVKNFFLNQKRTLTRKINEALMALILEAQYSKKQILETYLNEIYWGQKGSVGIFGIGKAAQFYFARDVKDLTLGESALLAGIIRAPNHLDPHKNFKKAVERKNVVLKKMLDLRLISGDDYRKAVNEKIQVRESPEGGHSAPFFADLVRQQLSSNYSSSVLNTDGLRIYTTLDVEMQKMADETLKKNLNFLEKTYPHLKHSDPSRDLEGCLIAVSPHTGHVVALVGGKNYQINQFNRATQAHRQPGSIFKPLVYLTAFEQTVKKGPSPNSITPATLLDDSPVTLTLDDKSWSPQNYDQTFHGLVTVRKALENSMNVPTVKLALTIGLDAIIQTARSLGIESLLRPNPSLALGSYEVTPFEIISAYTVLANQGMKTELQTIKMVTDSNGKILEGKNLEVTAAVSPQAAFLVTYLLKGVVENGTAKKIRESGFQRPAAGKTGTTNDYNDAWFVGYTPDLLTLVWVGFDQGEKLNLTGASAALPIWVDFMKEALEEFPYSDFTLPSKIRFEKIVPSTGLKWAPECGPEVIEEAFFEGTEPLQSCLNDGKK
- a CDS encoding bifunctional proline dehydrogenase/L-glutamate gamma-semialdehyde dehydrogenase, yielding MKTISPADLEKKIKELGAEIINRLNSKPSFLSAAAPKGWSDSLISLSLKNSRVKTGLFQLIDVLPSIKTDTEVAEIFSEYLGGAIKELPLPFRQAFQQVEKGKWLGPLAAKSIRSAVKSLSSHFILGNTVDQAKPAIEHLKKTNRKVSLDLLGELTVCPSEGIHYQTRYLNLLDDLVSLKEEGESQISVKVSSLYHRLDPLDWENSIEMSLKMLRPVFRKAKQLNTGIILDMESFYYKDLILKIFTTLLEEEEFREKPAAGIAVQAYLKEFLKDLNRLISWARSINRPILVRLVKGAYWDTETAFALQRGWPIPVLAQKAETDLQFEEGLKLLIENNRVIQPVIASHNIRNMTFAMALNDILGFPKEHLEFQMLYGMAEPLQKAVAGMGYSLRVYAPIGDLLPGMAYLIRRLMENSANTSILHQTFSDKPASMDLLNPPQLNAKSEILKTDPPAGFKNEPPLDFSIQENRDQVQNGLKKMVSRLQHEVPLYPLLLNGKKVSTGKTFNAVNPSLNAQVLGRVSQASLEQGKQAVEAALRAFSAWKQTLPSFRTALLLRVARHFQQIRHELIAMEILEIGKTWKEADGDVCEAIDFLTFYANEMIRLDAFSKSGKAAFSFPGEENSLSLHPYGVMAAIPPWNFPLALAAGMVAAGLVTGNCVIFKPSSLSQILGAKIVEAFLAEGVPPGVLQFLPGEGKEIGEFLAGHPDIPLITFTGSNEVGRRILEVSSRLQTGQKQFKKVIAEMGGKNAIIIDESANLDEAVLGVIESAFGFQGQKCSACSRLIVHQAVYDHFVKRLVEATDGLVRGDPQSPSTFLGPVIDEKAKVKIQSYINIGLKEATVLYHRKEESPGYFIGPVIFEDVRPDSVLATEEIFGPVLSIFKAENFDRALTLANHSNFALTGGVYSRKPSHLARAKSDFHVGNLYLNRKITGALVGRQPFGGFQLSGVGMKAGGPDYLLQFMQVKSIGENTARKGYIP
- a CDS encoding response regulator — translated: MSRPSFQDVPRILIVDDEEPIREILTSIVNSFGYPYKSVKNGFDAITLLNQEPFDVVLCDVRMPMLDGYQLIKSVLPCQPHLAFVMITASADAKTATKMFQAGATDYITKPFHAQEIRETLFKTIETQRKKNEERIYLRTIEKAIQTQSAMLTDALKVVDISHKGTLEALVNALDAREHETQCHSKRVRDYTLHLAQKAGLDSRLMPLIGDGALLHDIGKIGVSDAILLKPAKLTAEEWVEMKKHPQIGYTMLKEISFLKEGADIVLSHQERFDGTGYPRGLKKEEIPIGARLFSICDTFDCMTSNRPYRKALSMERALEEIKTYSGTQFDPEMASVFLKTPLEDWIKIKEQANLT
- the glgA gene encoding glycogen synthase GlgA, whose protein sequence is MRILYASSEVFPFAKTGGLADVGGSFPSALERLGHEVKVIMPKYAVIPGDQWEFKKVKDFTLRIGKKDHFLTLWKSHLPRTSVEFLFLSSPLFFNHNGLYSENGKDNPDNLEGFSVFSRAVLEVPKLLNWKPDILHANDWQTGLIFAYLKTRLRGEPLYQKTGTLFTIHNMAYQGLFPGSDFPKLDLPRDAFTPDTLEFYGQINFLKGGLVFADILNTVSPTYSQEILTPEYGCGLEGILQKRRGDLFGIINGADYQKWDPARDPYLPRCYNAKSLEGKSICKKTLQGRCKFPQKDVPLVGIISRLTAQKGIDLVLGILEELMCLDLQVVILGLGEPDLEKKLLREARRFNDRLSVHLTFDESFAHRVEAGADLFLMPSRYEPCGLSQIYSLRYGTIPVVRKTGGLADTIIDATPSNILSGHATGFMFETASPLALLTTLRFALCLFKDRPVWNKMVQAAMAVDFSWDHSAREYVKLYERALKNVK